Genomic segment of Dactylococcopsis salina PCC 8305:
ACCGACGACAGACCTTCCTACTTCACCAGAAGGCAAAATTGGCATTAGCTGGGGAGATCCTCATTTAGTCACCTTCGATGAAGTTGCTTACGACTTTCAAGCCGCCGCAGAATTTATTCTGGCTCAAGAAACCGAAGGCACTTTAGAAGTGCAAGTGCGCCAAGAACCGGTGAGTAACAATGTCAGCGTCAATACGGCTGTCGCCACTACCCTTGATGGGGAAACCGTCATGATTGATGTCAGTGATGACCAGCCCCTGCAAATTAACGGCAATGCCAACGCTTTGGCAGAGGGTGAGTCCACTACTGTCGGCAATGGCGAAATCTTCCGCGAGGGCAATACTTACACCGTTATCTATCCCGGTGAGGATGGAGAAGTGAATGATGGGGATGAGCGCCTGATTGTGGATACTCGCAGCAGTTCTCTGGATGTAGAAGTTCAACTGGCCGAAGATCGCGCTGGTGGTTTTGAAGGCTTACTCGGGAATGCCGATATGGATGGAGAAAATGACATTGCCACTGCTGATGGTGAACCCTTACCCCGTCCGCTTCCTTTTGACGAACTCTATGGCGACTTCCGCAGTGATTGGCGAGTAGATAGCCAACAGGAGTCTTTGTTTACTTACGATGAGGGAGAAAGTCCTGATTCCTTCTATCAACCCGAGTTTCCTTCTGCACCAGCGACCCTCGATAACCTTGACCCAGACGTGCGAGCAGCAGCCGAACAAGCAGCCCGAGATGCTGGCTTACAAGAAGGGACGTTTAACTTTAATAGTGCTGTTCTTGATTTTGCTCTCACTGAAGATGAAACTTTCTTGGAGTCGGCGCAAGAGGTTCCTACAGTTAATGCGGATAATCAAGTTCTTTTCGACGAGACTGTAGAAGAAGAGTTAGTGTTTGGCAGTACCAGCGATGATACTTTTGATGCCAGTGAAGCCGACCCTTACACCGGCAATATGCAAATTGTCTTTACGGGGGCGGGAGAAGATACGGTGGATGGAACTGATGCCACCGGAAATAACCGCCTCTATACTAGCTCTGATAATGATCGGATTTTGGCAGCGCAGCGCGATCGCGTCTTTACTAACGGTGGCGATGATGAAATTTTAGCAGCTAGCAATAACCGCATCTTTGCTGGAGCAGGGAATGACCTAGTTGATACTTCTCAAGGTAGCAGTAATAATCGCCTTTATGGTCAAGCTGGGGATGATGAGCTTTTTGCCGGAAATAATGATGTTCTATTAGGAGGAGAAGGTGAGGATCGTCTCTTTATTGTTACCCAGGGAGATAATATCCTCACTGGAAATACAGGTGCTGACCAATTTTGGATTACTACTGCCGAAGTTCCCAACAGCCTTAACACGGTTACCGACTTTACCTCGGGAGAAGATGTAATTGGCGTCGGAGGGTTTCCAGAACTAACTTTTGCTGACCTCACTCTGACTCAAGAAGAAGCGGATACCATCATTAGCTTCGGGGCTAATACGGGATTGGTGGATGAAGAAACTCCCATAGCAGTGTTACAGGGCATTCAAGCCAATAGCTTAATCCCTGAAAATTTTATCTTTGATTCTCCTGACACTGCTGAATCCTTTAACATCGAATTAGACTATCGTTTTGCTCCTCCTGAGGCATTTGATGACATTGACAAAGCCCGCTTAGAAGAAGCAGCTACTATCTGGGAGTCTTTCATTGTTGATGAATTTCCAGAAATTCCAGCAGGAAGTACGATTGGACTTCCAAATCCTCAAAGTGATGAAGCAAATTCGGAAGAAGTTGTTATCGAGGAACCGCTTGGTGATTTACGTATCTTTTTAGCCGCTAAATCACTTGATGGTCCAGCTGCTTTTGCGGGACCCAGAATTCCAGAAGTTAATGACACCATTCCTGATGACATTTTTGAAGGATTTAATAGCAGTGATTTTGAACCGAGAATTGGCGCTCTCACCTTTAACACTGACGAAGAGGGAAGTGCAATTGTCAATGTTGCTCTTGCTTTACATGAAATGGGTCACGTTTTGGGGATTGGAAGTTCTCCAGCTTTTGATGAACGGGTTAATGAAGACTTGTTTTTTGAAGGAGAAACTGCATCTGCTCTCAATAATGGAGAACCCATCCCCATTTTGTCCAGAGATGAGGGTCATATTGAAGAAGGATTCACCCTCAGTGATGAAATTGCTCCTTTGCTTGGTCCTGGCGTTGGCGATAGTTTACCCACTGTTCTTGATCTGGCAATTCTCAAGGATATTGGCTACGAAATCCCTGTTCTCGAAAACCTAGAAGGAGAAGAACTTCCTACTCTAGACTATATTCGTCAGGGAACTTTTGGCGATGATAATGATTTCCGTTATTTATACGGTCATAATGGGGAGGACACCATTTTTGGTGGGGACGGCAATGATTTTCTCATTGGCAGTTTCTTGCGCTCTTCTGGGAATATTTTTATCCAAAATGGTGTTTTGCAACTGCAAAATTATTTACAACCAGAAGATGAGGCTGATCAATTATTTGGAGAAGCAGGAGATGACTGGCTCATCGGGAATGGCGGAGATGATCATCTCGCTGGCGGGACTGGCGATGATGAACTGCAAGGAGATTTAGGCATAGATACCTTTATCTTTGAAGCAAACAATGGAGCAGATATTATTACTGATTTTGATGTTACCAATGAAATCATGCAAATTGCTTCAGGTTTAGGCTTTACTACGGGTACAGAAGTCTTGGAGACGCTCACGAAGCCATCTGATGACGTTTCTCGCTTAACATTAAGTGCAGGGAATACTATTGATGTATTACACGAATCAATGTCTGGGACACCCCTGACTGCTACTAATTTCCAAGTGATTTAACAGAATCTTAAAAAACTGTTCCCAATTTTAAACATAGAGTTGATCCATCTCTCCCATGTTTGTTTTTATTGGGGTTTCAGCAAGGGGAGGAATATTATTTCCTTCCCTTACCCGAACTGCGATTTCTCTCTAATTCCTTGATTTAACCTGCGGAAGTTGCGGGTTTTTGCTGGCTTTCAGGGGGCTGACGGCGCTTTTTGCTGGTTGATTCTTCTTCTAATGGCGCCATTTGGATATGATTTAATAGGGTGGTGACAAACGCAAATAGCAGGAAGGGTAAAGAGAGAACGAGAATTAATCCTACAGTTGCTAAAGCGTAAATTTGTCGATCGCTGCTCCAGAGAGCTAGAGCAGTAGCTAAACTGATAAAAATCACAATCAACCAGACGATGATTTGCCCATAAATATCACCAAAGGTTAAAGTACATTTGAATTGGTATTTTTGTAGATCGTTCATAGTTGTTTTCAGGGTTCTTTAGTATTTATTTTATGCTGCGAGTTTGACGCTTACTCTTTATAGTTTGATAAAAAACTCTATGCTGTTGTTATTTTTAATTCAATTTCTTTTTATTTTTTAATAAACTGTTACATTTTTGTATCATTTAATTGCTGTTGGGTTTCGCTTCGCTCCACCCAACCTACTCTTTATCATGGATTGAGCGAGCTTGATATTACAACTGATTTCAGATTGCTATAGCAGTCTTAAATTAACTTTTTATAGTAAAAATATGAGTAGGAAAAGATTCCGAATTAGCTGAGGCATTGCTTTAATTTGTTGTAGCACTTCTTGGGGCATAATTGTAAAAAAGACTCTTAAAACAATTAAAATTATAAAAATTTGGAAGGCGGTGTTAAAGCTAATTACTATTAACTTTAAGGCGGCTTTTATCACCAACCAGATGATGATTAACGCTGCAATAAGAATGATCCATTCGATATTCATGGGATTTTTGCACTCTAAACCCCCAGAGTTACCTTATTTTATAAGAAATTTTGATCAAGTTGATGTTTTTATCTTTTTCACGTCACAATAAAGAAGTAAACTTATATTAAGAAAGTTACATCATCAGCGATGACTTTGCAATCATTAACCCAGACGAAGGGAGATTCTTCTCAAAACCTAGATTACGATGTGGTAATTGTTGGCGCCAATATTACTGGCTTAACTTTAGCGGTCACTTTACAACAGAGTAACTTACGAGTGGCGATCGTGGAAGCAACACCCCTCGACGTGACCGCACAGCGCGATCGCGCTTATGCTATTTCTGTCTTTTCTGGGCGTATTTTCGCAGGATTAGGGGTATGGGAGAATATTGAACCCAAAATTGGCAAATTTCGCCAGATTCGTCTCAGTGATGGTCAATTTCCCCAAGTGGTCGCCTTTGAAACCGAAGATATTAACAGCGAGTATTTAGGATATGCGGCGGAACATTATGTTTTACATACGGCGTTACAGAAACGATTAGAAAGCAGTGAGAATATACAATGGTTATGTCCAGCAAAAGTAGAAAGTATTGAACATCAGGATCAATCCGTTAAGATTAGGGTTTCTCAAGGGGGGAAAGAGGAAATAATCACCACGAGATTAATTGTTGGGGCTGATGGAGCGCGATCGCGGGTGCGAGAAAATGCTAATATCAAGACGATGGGATGGAATTATTGGCAATCTTGCGTGACGACGGTATTTCACCACCAAACTACGCCAAACGATACCGCATTTGAGCGTTTTTGGCACACAGGGCCAATGGGAATTTTACCCCTACCTGGCAATCGCTGTCAGGTGGTCTGGACAGCCCCTCACGAAGAAGCGCAACGTCTCCAGGCAATGGATGAGAAACAGTTTATCGAAAAACTGACTCAACGCACGGGGGGATCATTAGCAGACATTGAATTACTTAAAGATCGCTTGGTGTTTCCAGTGCAATTAATGCAAAGTAATCGTTATGTTTTACCGAATTTGGCGTTAATTGGGGATGCCGCCCATCGTTGTCATCCAGTGGGAGGGCAAGGTTTAAATTTGGGAATACGAGATGCGGCGGTATTAGGAGAAATTTTACAACAAGCGAGCGATCGAGGGGAAGATATTGGAGAGATTCAAGTTTTGAAGCGTTACCAACGGTGGCGCAAAACTGAAAATCTTGCCATTCTAGGATTGACTGATTTGCTCGATCGAAGTTTCTCGAATCAATTTTTACCGATGGTTTTAAGCCGTCGCGCAGGAATTTGGATGATGAGAAATGTTCCCCCTCTCAAACGATTGGCTTTAGAAATAATGACGGGATTAAAAGGAAAGTCACCTGTTTTAACGAAAACGAGTTAATGTTGGGTTTAGCGAACTGTTGGGTTTCGTGAACTACACCCAACCTACATTTTTGTCCTTTGTCCTTTGTCATTCGGTGAAACCAAGCCTCCCCGTAGGTTCGGTGAAACGAAGTGAAACCCAACACAAGTGAAACCAAGCCTCCCCGTAGGTTCGGTGAAACGAAGTGAAACCCAACACAAGTGAAACCAAGCCTCCCCGTAGGTTGGGTGAAACGAAGTGAAACCCAACACAAGTTAGTCATTGAGTAGTAGAGACGTTCCATGGAACGTCTGTACCGCCATGGAACGTCTGTACATTCCCCCGATCATCGCAACCACTGGTAATTGTCCCTCGTGAGTTCCTCCCACTAATTGCCGTGAAAGATGCGGCGCCATCAACCCCACAAAACCAATTGCACCAGCAGTGGCAACCGAAGCACTGGCAAGGGCGACGCTGGTAAGGAGTAGTAGCCCTCTTTGTCGCTCGATCGCGCTTCCTAACCCGATTGCGACTTCATCCCCCAAACTCAGCGCATTTAATTCCCTTGCCATCATGATCGCCAATAAACCCAATCCCACCAACCAAGGCAATAAAGTAAACAACTGCTCCCAACTGCGTCCATAAACACTTCCCGTTAACCAAACCCAAGCCTGAGAGACGTTATTAATGTTGCCAAAGGTAATCATCAAATTGGTGAGCGCCCCAGTAATGAGATTTAAGCCCACACCCACTAAAATCAGTCTGACAGGGGAACTCCCTCCTTACCAAGCCAGAAGGTAAATCGCAGTTGCCACCGTAATCGCACCAGCAAAAGCCACCACAGATAACAGCGCGATCGGTGCTGAGGGGATTAATACCAATAACGTCACTGCCGCCAGAGAAGCCCCAGCATTCACCCCAATAATACTCGGTGCTGCCAGAGGATTCCGAGTAATCCCCTGTGTAATCGAACCCGCGATCGCTAACCCCACTCCCACCAGAAACGCCACCAACGTTCGGGGCAACCGTAACTTCCTCACAATAAACGTATAATCGGAATTACTGGCATCTAACCCCAAAATCACTTTAATCCTTTCTAAAGGAGGTATTAAGAATAATTTGCAAATGATAGACTTTCAACTTATACCATTTTGGAAAAATCAAGTTACATTAAAGCCCCCCAAACTTGGGGGGTTGGGGGGCTTAGGTAGTCTGTCTGTAGCGCCAATTGTTCACCCATGGTATTAGCTGGGGTTAGGTGATGTAACTAATTATGATGGAGAGGGAAAACTGTTATTTTGACAACTCGAACGATTATGGATGCTTCCACTCTGAAACAACTCTTAGAAAAATACAATCAATTCTACAGTGGTTATAATCAAAACCCCGATGCTTGGGAAGCGGAGAATGGCGCTTGGTTGGAATATGAACATCTAGAAAAGGCAAAAATGTTAGAAGAAATGGGACAACTGATGTCTCTCTTACATCAAAAAACTGCTAATGAGACCAATTTAGCGACTAATGGTGATTTAGAATACTATTCAACAGTACGAGAAGTGTTACAAGACTTACGTCAGTTTCTGGAAAATTCTTAATCAGCAAACGTAGGTTGGGTGGAGGTGACGAAACCCAACAACAACCCATGAAAACTACCAATAATCCATATTGATGTTGGGTTTCACCCAACCTACAAATTAAGGCTTAATGATGTCCGCGAAACCTTTCCCAGTGCCGATTCGATCAGGAATTTTACTGTTTTCAATATTAAAGGAAATCGTTACCGATTGATTGTCGGGATTGATTACAAAAAACAAATCATCTTCATCAAATATGTTTTAACTCATGCTGAGTATGATAAGGAGGCTTGAAAAAATGACCCCTACTACTGAAGAATTGTGTATTCGGGAGGACGATCGCAAATTCTTCTCCCCCATACCGAGCGACTAAATCATCAGGACCTTCAATCGCCGCCACTCGTCCACTAGCATACAATGGCGCTGACTTCAGTTGAAAACAGGGATCATCTATAGCGAAAAATCCGCCCTCAGACTTGCTATTTAACAGAAACGGTGTAATTTTTTCTTCTGATAAGGCTTCACTTAAAAAATGGCCTTGTACTTCTTGCTCTGAATTATCTTCAGCAATTGCTTGTAACTCTTTTAACAACCAATTAGTGAGATCAACATTTTTCGTCGCGATCGTTTCCGTGATTTCAATTTCTAATCTGGAACTGGGAATCCCTGTCTCGGCGAGAACCTGTTTCACCTTCTCAACAAAATTAGTTTCTTGAAACTGACGACCAGAAATATTCACCGTCATCATAATTTCTCCCCACTCAACACAAAAATCGGATCAACCGCAGCAAAAACTTGTGTTGTGCCTCGCGTTTCCAAGCGATTCACCGACGACTGCACTACCTCAATATTCCGTGCTTGTAACTTCGCAAACCCTTCCGACAAGCGATATAGACTTTCTAAATTATTCGCAATCGCAACCACTCGACCTTGGGGTTGCAAATACTGCCACACCTGTTCTAAAGTTTTATGTACTCCTTTTCCCCCTTCTAAACAGACTCGATGAGGATATTCTGATAACTTATCTAAACAGTCTGGCGCAACCCCTTGAATGACTTGGACATTTTTCACCCCGAAACGGGTGCAATTATGCCGAATTAACTCCACCACTTCCTCATCACGTTCTACAGCGAAAATTTTTGCCTCTGGACAAAGTAAACCCGACTCTACGGGAATTGTTCCTG
This window contains:
- a CDS encoding FAD-dependent hydroxylase, which gives rise to MTLQSLTQTKGDSSQNLDYDVVIVGANITGLTLAVTLQQSNLRVAIVEATPLDVTAQRDRAYAISVFSGRIFAGLGVWENIEPKIGKFRQIRLSDGQFPQVVAFETEDINSEYLGYAAEHYVLHTALQKRLESSENIQWLCPAKVESIEHQDQSVKIRVSQGGKEEIITTRLIVGADGARSRVRENANIKTMGWNYWQSCVTTVFHHQTTPNDTAFERFWHTGPMGILPLPGNRCQVVWTAPHEEAQRLQAMDEKQFIEKLTQRTGGSLADIELLKDRLVFPVQLMQSNRYVLPNLALIGDAAHRCHPVGGQGLNLGIRDAAVLGEILQQASDRGEDIGEIQVLKRYQRWRKTENLAILGLTDLLDRSFSNQFLPMVLSRRAGIWMMRNVPPLKRLALEIMTGLKGKSPVLTKTS
- a CDS encoding EAL domain-containing protein, translated to MMTVNISGRQFQETNFVEKVKQVLAETGIPSSRLEIEITETIATKNVDLTNWLLKELQAIAEDNSEQEVQGHFLSEALSEEKITPFLLNSKSEGGFFAIDDPCFQLKSAPLYASGRVAAIEGPDDLVARYGGEEFAIVLPNTQFFSSRGHFFKPPYHTQHELKHI
- the cbiT gene encoding precorrin-6Y C5,15-methyltransferase subunit CbiT; this encodes MASSIWRYKSPGIPDHLFERLPGIPLTKREVRLLLISYLRLEANSVLWDVGAGTGTIPVESGLLCPEAKIFAVERDEEVVELIRHNCTRFGVKNVQVIQGVAPDCLDKLSEYPHRVCLEGGKGVHKTLEQVWQYLQPQGRVVAIANNLESLYRLSEGFAKLQARNIEVVQSSVNRLETRGTTQVFAAVDPIFVLSGEKL